Genomic DNA from Ctenopharyngodon idella isolate HZGC_01 chromosome 1, HZGC01, whole genome shotgun sequence:
GAAGCGGGCTCATGGGCTGGAGTGGGTTCTGGAGCAGACTCATGGGCTGGAAAGCAGTATGTggcccaaacacacaaaatggCCATCGCAGTAACGGGGAGTGTAGTCATCAGTGGAACCACCTCTGAGACCCCCAGACTTGACCTCACTGCAGAGATGCCAGTTGCTCCCACCAACGCAAGCGATGTGTCCTCCAAACCGGAGGAATCGCCATGATAGCTTCAGATGGGATGTTCATGACGTCAGGAAACACTGATGTGGCGTCTATGACGGCTTAAGACTCTAGTGTGGCGTCCATGATGGTTGGAGTCTCTGCCGTGGCGGCCATGTTGACTTAAGGCTCTGGTGCGGTAGCCATGACAGCTGGAGGCTCTGGTGTGGGAACCACAGGATGTCTGATCCACATAAACAATTCCCAGACTCATGTTTGCTCATTCTATACAGGGAATAATTTAGAGCTGTGTGCCTAAGGCAAAGTTTGGTAATGAAGTATGTGGCCCATACTTCTACTCTTCTACTGCCAAAATACCCTCTTTGACCTCCTACTTGATTttgaatattataaagatgTCTTCCCCATCCCTCCTTATTCCAAAGTTCTTGCCATTTCCCTTTTGCTGTACTGATTTGGGCCTTAAGTTGTTCATAAGCACATTGTGAAGCACAATGTGAAGCTTGACGTAAGCACGCTGTGAAACTCCCACGAGAACTGGTGTCTCTGTTCTCCCGTCTTTCTTATTTCTCCTTAGTATCAActgttattgtttatatttttatgtaagcattaattaaaataaataaataaataaataaataaaacatccgACATCCACATGACTTTTCGCATGAGTTTCTTGGCATGCTTACGGCACGCTTCAAGTTACGTCAAGTGTGAACGGCGTGAACTCAAGTGTCAGTgtcagtgatatcagattgcgtgtatgtgtttttattttgtatagccTGTAACTTCATGGAACAAGagggtaacaagcaccactttaatttacagcccaCAGATGTCACACTTACcttgtaactacatgaaacaagagtatatttcccagtatttaaaaaacaagtcacaatagttttagttttacttgccttgaaacacaGAAGCCCAAACTAAAACAGCCGCACtttttaccaaaaaaattactttataaatgcACTGATATGTAccctgtaatttaaaaaaaacctttatgtATTGGTAcactattattacaaaaagCTATGCAGTGTATgttctcgctaaattgctcccaaatgTAAGATTGTATCATAAAAGTAGAATAAGTACctcttagttctaaaatacttacagtataaataatttgttaatttccTGGTTTTTATCCCTTTATTCCCcaaactttacatattgttcccttATACCAACATGTTCAtgctttataggtacactatattTACAGAAAGTTACACTGTAAATTCGTTTTAAATTTCtgtcgttaattactcaccctcatgtcgttcacaaaacaaagatctttttaatgaaatctgagagctttctgtccctccttagacagtctacgcaactaccactttcaaggcccagaaaggtagtaaagacaacattaaagtaatccatgtgactccagtggtttaacctcgaTTTAATGAAGTGAcacaagtgctttgtttgcacgaaactttatttacaaaatatattaatctCGAACGTccgcagaattttcatttaacaaCCTGTtttttacactactgtttaaaaaagtttggggtcagtaatttttttttcaaagaaaagaatacttttactaagcaaggacacattaaattgacatTTACAATTAGAAtgataatttctgaaggatcatatgacactgaagactggactaatgatgctgaaaattcagctttgacattacaggaataaattacattttaaaatatattcaaacagaaaagttattttaaattttaataatacttcacaatagtGCTGCTGtgctactgtatttttttatcaaataaatgtagcctcgGTGATCATAAGTTTATGTATATGTAGCATTTCTAATTctaaataatatacagtatataactaTAAATGTAATGTGAATGCATTAATGTTCACATTGAAATCCATTTACCagaatacaattttttttccttcaggcTGATGGGTATTGCACGATCTGCAGTGCTAGCTTTTGTGATTGACACCACAGGCAGTATGTCAGACGACATTGCAGAAGCCAAGAGAGTTGCCTTCAACATTATTGACAGTAAGAAAGGAACTCAAGATGAACCATCTGAATACATTCTGGTGCCGTTCAATGATCCAGGTGAGTGCAAAAAGGATTTCTGTTAAGCTTTGAAAtacccccccacacacacacgctgagTTTGTTGTTCTCTGTTAAGAAAGCCTTCACGTTGGGAATGTGCCTATAAGGTGCCTTAAAATGTTTCCTCTGTATGCAGCTCACTGGGACTTGGAAAAGAGCAATGATGTACATTTTTACTCTTATTATGGCAAAAATGATCTAGtttttttacagataaaatttgtatgaatttgcaGATTTTGGACCACTAATAAGAACCACAGACCCAGATGTAATGAAATCAGAGATCTCCAAGCTCAAAGCTGATGGAGGAGGAGACGCACCAGAAATGTGCCTGTCAGGACTTCAGGTACGGTGTTGTGTGGCCTTTCAGCTCAATCGTCATATCTgattagcaaccacatagtcTCTGGTTAGAGCTAATAAATATTAGAATTTTGAATACTATAAAGAATATTATTGAGAATATGTGAACCTTCATCCACAACTAAATTGACTGTATCAAGATCCTTTGTTTGGTCAAAACACTATAGTATCTTTTCACTacaagaaatcagtttttattgACCACTCTGCATGGTTTTTCTCCTTTCTAAACTTCTGTCTCTCCCACAGTTGGCTCTGACAGGTGCTCCCTCCTCCTCGCAAATATTTGTGTTTACTGACGCTCCACCTAAGGATACATACCTGAAGAAAACCATCACCGCCCTCATCGACAGCACCAAGTCTACGGTAAACTGTCCATCGTTGTTTCACTTTCAGTCTTTGCCATCAACATTTTCACCAGCCCTCCGTTTCCCACTTTTCCATCTCTCGCCCTCTCTTTTCAGGTGTCTTACTTAATAACGTCATTTAGCAGGAGGAGAAGGTCATTGAATGCACGTTCAGAATTTCAGGTGTATTATGACATTGCCTTGGCCTCTGGTGGTCAAGCCATTGTGGTCTCCAAGTCCAGCATCTCTCAAGCCACTGACATCATTGTTGATACCTCTACTTCAGCCCTGGTATGATCAGTGTCTTATAGTCATTTTGAAGTTGTAAacatctgaattttttttcttgcaaatgtTTGCACATTCTGTCATCTTCTGTCAGGTGACAATTCTTCAGCGCTCCAGAGATCCAGGACGCGTGGAGAGTTTCTCCTTCCTACTGGATGAGTCTGTGTCCAACACTACCATCTACATCACAGGAAGTAGCCTGACATTCAACCTACGCAGCCCGACAGGTAAACTCAGAGGCACTTTTAGCAGAATGCGAaccatatattattataaactaaataaaagcatttttggtaactaaaataaaaatgtaactaacataaaaatattgtttgtaactgtagcaaattagctcaaaagggaaatatgaataattaatcataacttgttataattaattataaatatttgaatcagttaatcgaattaacttgatgtagctgaattactattacaatcaattaatctgttcggccagcgaacactcagtattgatcatCTATCAGCTCTTCAGAAAGGATATTGTAACGTTCCAGTCCAAACTGAAGGCAAGatgatgaacccaagtgcagtttattgtatcaaagtgaacaaacaaacaaatcaaccAGTTGACATGAACATGAGCAGACTTgaacttgaacagacttgacttgaacagacttgactaGACACTCGCCAACAGCAGGGTTACATAAACAATACACGACCAAGTAACATGGGGAAGACAATGgctttaaatacaagaactaagtGAACACATGACTAAGACAATCAATGGggaagtgacacaaggaacaagggaaccaatgacagaacagaactgaaaaccacatgaccctaaacaaccaatcagaacataacacatagactaagggagaaatgaggagcaagggaagcaaGACACAAGCAACAtgaataaaactacaaaataaaagacatgaaccatgaacatgaaacatgaacatgaaacaaaacctAAAACTATACATGACAGATATTTTCCATGGCCAGTTGTGCATGGCTTGAAATGAGTGAGGCTTGCCACCCCAGCTCGGGGGGCGCAATCTCATGTGACAGCAATCCGTAGTATCAGCAGGAACAAAGAGAAGACCAGAAGAGCGTGCGATCTGCGTGGGGGCTTTTTAACCTCTACAGAAGTCACACCTTTGAGTTTTggcttgaccaatgagaaaggtgTAGTTCTCTGGTGGGAGAGTTTCTTTGTTCGAAAGTGACCTCATTTGCATGAGGGGAGTAAGCTAGAagtttgtgtccatttatactctgataaatataacaaacatacaATGCATTCTATGAGATGGTGATGTCCACCAACGTATGAGTCATTAAGGAATAATTTGATATGAAACACCACCTAGATCAGGGGTGGGGAACATTgacctggagggccattgtcctgcagagtttagctccaacgaTAACTTTACACACTAAAGCTAATCAAAGTCTTCAgaattactaaagttacaggcaggtgagtgtttACACAGTCTCTCCACTCTAGTCTTTGTGGATTTTGAGAAGGCTTTTAACAGTGTGGACAGAGAAGTTGACTGGTAGCTAATGGCACACTATGGGATCCCGCCAAAGTTTGTCTCCATCATCCAGCAGTTGCACAGCTACTCAACATGCCAGGTCGTACACAAAGGAAAACTTACAGAACCTTTTGAAGTGTGGACTTGAGTGAGACAGGGCAGCTTGCTGTCACCAACCATTGACTTTGGCAGccatacaaacaaaataaactcaATCTAGGAAACTCTGAAAAAACTAACAATGTTAGaagttattgaaaataaaatataaataagcactaaattaaaaatgtaaaactataataattgtGAATTGATTATTATATTGTACTGTACTCATTTGGTTGGTTGTTGTTATGCACAGCTTCAATATGAGATATTTCTAATGGAATGCATTTGCTTCCAGGTGTGTCTCAATCTAACACTGTTGCCAACGGACCTCTGGGAACAATTCAGACAGTAGGAAACCTGCAACGAAtccaattaaataaaattgagaTGGGCCTGTGGCACATTGACATGACGACAACTCAGTCCTACACCATAAAAGTGATTGGTGAGCCATTATGTACATATTTAATTAACCAATGCAATACAAACGACTAAAGTCTTCTTTAGACCTTTGTAATGCATACAGTAAAGaaattgatttatatatttttttttaaaaacgcaCATTTTTCAGGCCAGAGTGCgattacatttatctacaactTTGTGGAGGAATTCAAAGGACCCCATCCTGGATATGCTGTCATTGATGGGCGGCCGTCAGCAGGTTTGAACTGCTGTTGTGTTTAACTAATCGATTCctataaaattatttgaaaagaaGTGTTAAAAGATTGTTTGTTCTTTATTCAGGCTCACCGGCTAAGCTGCTACTAACACTGTCTGGAGAGAAAGGTCCAGAGGCTCTAGAAGTGCATGAGGTCGCTCTCGTGGAGGTGTCTGGAGTCAAAGTGTCTAATGGAACCATAGAGAAAATGGGTGGTGGAGATTTCCTAGTTACTGTGAAAGAAGTGCCAGAAGGAGAGTTTGTGATATTGTTGAAAGGAAAAGACAAGACCTTCTCCAGCCTGTTCCAGAGGCAGACCACCACACAGATGTCTCAGTCCAAAGTCACTGTCAAGGTACAAACTGCATATgacacttattttaaaaactaagtTATTTGATCCATTATGACATTCACTCTGTTCCAAAACTTAAGCTGTACCAAAAGGTAGACACGGTCTGCCTCATAAGATAAGTCTCAATCTAACCTCCAGATTTGAAGGCACAATCTATTTTAATTCTATGCTATTTTCTGGAATTGAATGTCCTTTCTTTTGTTTTACCTCTCCATATATAGGCAAAGGCAGACAGCTCCATGCTGCCAGGAGAAGAATTTAAACTAGATTTTACTGTTACCACCAACGGATCAAGTGGGACCTACACAATTCGTGCAAGGAATGACAAAAACATCCCTATGACACTTCCATCAACGTAATTTCTCCACTTCTAAAAGCTTTTCTCATCAAAAACAAAACTCTGTGCCACAGTTCTGTTTCTTTGTCATCACAGGCTCAGTCTCGAGAGTGGCGGCAGTGCTCAAGGGACAGTGTCTCTCACTCCTCCTGCTGATACGGTCTCAGGCACAGATGTTACGCTAACCATCGAGGCAGAGGGTCCTGGAGGAAGTGATTCTAACTATGCTGTCCTTCGCCTTTCTGTTCTCTCCAAGGTAACCTGGGTTCAAACTGACTATTTCtatgtgaaatgttatttttcaacaaaccaCACACCACATGAGTCATTTCAGTCATGGGTTCTGATTCTGCAGTAGGGGCAACCCAACActgaatgaaacatttttatgaacaaaagcaaacaaaaatgttctcaatatcaaacaattatatttattagaCCCACCAAAACGCTAAATTATTAACTTGAC
This window encodes:
- the LOC127517112 gene encoding von Willebrand factor A domain-containing protein 7-like, with translation MMMMKSSVHVVALIALVVSRVQAFVSVGGSGNTHVTITSYAVMAKIREVCKAVAESEGRAFNPTGSSPEELLRACLGTATGEVSGAKFRTALNQIYMQNGFVDSDFMDSAPHHFNNEAFTEGRNLIIQGTAAIKANVRTDNLQSARETLGRVCHTLQDFYSHSNWVELGNKSPYANLIRPDLNIENIADIAMPTCSDCASGTCPNQLLPAILNGKFLTSGYMGLFSPDKPQGKCSHGGKTDLSSTQNPRGGISKDERLSYNADLHNNAVNLASEATLELLEDIRGAIGNKDYLRLMGIARSAVLAFVIDTTGSMSDDIAEAKRVAFNIIDSKKGTQDEPSEYILVPFNDPDFGPLIRTTDPDVMKSEISKLKADGGGDAPEMCLSGLQLALTGAPSSSQIFVFTDAPPKDTYLKKTITALIDSTKSTVSYLITSFSRRRRSLNARSEFQVYYDIALASGGQAIVVSKSSISQATDIIVDTSTSALVTILQRSRDPGRVESFSFLLDESVSNTTIYITGSSLTFNLRSPTGVSQSNTVANGPLGTIQTVGNLQRIQLNKIEMGLWHIDMTTTQSYTIKVIGQSAITFIYNFVEEFKGPHPGYAVIDGRPSAGSPAKLLLTLSGEKGPEALEVHEVALVEVSGVKVSNGTIEKMGGGDFLVTVKEVPEGEFVILLKGKDKTFSSLFQRQTTTQMSQSKVTVKAKADSSMLPGEEFKLDFTVTTNGSSGTYTIRARNDKNIPMTLPSTLSLESGGSAQGTVSLTPPADTVSGTDVTLTIEAEGPGGSDSNYAVLRLSVLSKVTDLRPPKCEIVDVQGTCNSSSCSSSNWELSVNITDGNGTGIERISIQQGSGNLTQKEVEDGVMGLYEASCCSTSVTLSAVDKVGNVGRCSYTMKSSGGSRLMSLPLWVSLLLFGFLRESFTL